A part of Neovison vison isolate M4711 chromosome 8, ASM_NN_V1, whole genome shotgun sequence genomic DNA contains:
- the DOK1 gene encoding docking protein 1 isoform X2 — MPFRKAAGLWRLRRTHPSFLPWRCWRTRCIAPPGKVMFSFEAGRRCPSGPGTFTFQTAQGNDIFQAVETAIHRQKIQGKDGQGQDSLKADSHEGEVAEGKLASLPGPQELLGSPPTVYAEPLDSLRIPPSPSLDSLYSDPLDSTPAQAGEGVPFKKSLYCDLYEHVQQQLLKAKLMDPKEDPIYDEPEGLAPAAPRGLYDLPQEPKDAWWCQARMKEEGYELPYNPATDDYAVPPPRSTKPLPAPKPRGLAFAEPGAAGGGGSKGHSSDTVLYSQVQKSRASGSWDCELSRTGADRTGVKSEGST; from the exons ATGCCTTTCCG AAAGGCAGCTGGGCTCTGGCGCCTGCGGAGAACCCACCCAAGCTTTCTGCCCTGGAGATGCTGGAGAACTCGCTGTATAGCCCCACCTGGGAAG GTCATGTTCTCTTTTGAGGCTGGTCGCCGCTGCCCTTCGGGCCCTGGAACCTTCACCTTCCAGACCGCACAGGGGAATGACATCTTTCAGGCTGTTGAGACTGCTATTCACAGGCAGAAGATCCAGGGAAAGGACGGGCAAGGGCAGGATAGTCTCAAAGCTGATTCCCATGAAGGAGAAGTGGCAGAGGGGAAGTTGGCATCCCTGCCTGGCCCTCAGGAGCTCCTGGGCAGCCCTCCCACCGTGTATGCTGAACCCTTAGACTCCTTGCGCATTCCTCCAAGCCCTTCCCTGGATTCCCTATACTCAGATCCCCTGGACAGCACTCCTGCTCAGGCAGGGGAGGGAGTACCGTTCAAGAAATCTCTTTATTGCGACTTGTACGAGCACGTGCAGCAGCAGTTGCTGAAGGCCAAACTGATGGACCCCAAAGAGGACCCCATCTATGATGAACCTGAGGGCCTGGCCCCAGCTGCACCCCGGGGCCTTTATGATCTGCCTCAGGAGCCCAAGGATGCATGGTGGTGCCAGGCTAGGATGAAGGAGGAGGGCTATGAGCTCCCCTACAACCCTGCCACTGATGACTATGCTGTGCCACCGCCCCGGAGCACAAAGCCCCTCCCCGCTCCCAAGCCCCGGGGCTTGGCCTTCGCTGAACCTGGAGCTGCAGGTGGTGGTGGCAGCAAAGGCCACAGCTCAGACACTGTCCTGTACAGCCAGGTCCAGAAGAGCAGAGCCTCAGGGAGCTGGGACTGTGAGCTGTCTAGAACAGGGGCTGACAGGACGGGGGTCAAGTCAGAGGGCTCCACATGA
- the DOK1 gene encoding docking protein 1 isoform X3: MDGAVMEGPLFLQSQRFGTKRWRKTWAVLYPASPHGVARLEFFDHKGSSSGGGRGGSRRLDCKVIRLAECVSVVPVSVESPPEPGAAAFRLDTAQRSHLLAADAPSSAAWVQTLCRNAFPKGSWALAPAENPPKLSALEMLENSLYSPTWEGHVLF, from the exons ATGGACGGTGCCGTGATGGAAGGGCCGCTCTTTTTGCAAAGTCAGCGTTTCGGTACCAAG agaTGGAGGAAGACCTGGGCCGTACTCTATCCTGCCAGTCCCCACGGCGTAGCGCGGCTCGAGTTCTTTGACCACAAGGGGTCGAGCTCTGGAGGCGGCCGAGGAGGCTCGCGCCGCCTGGACTGCAAGGTGATTCGTCTGGCGGAGTGTGTGAGCGTGGTCCCGGTGTCAGTGGAGAGCCCCCCTGAGCCTGGCGCCGCAGCCTTCCGCCTGGACACCGCGCAGCGCTCCCACCTGTTGGCGGCGGACGCGCCGTCCAGCGCTGCGTGGGTGCAAACACTGTGCCGAAATGCCTTTCCG AAAGGCAGCTGGGCTCTGGCGCCTGCGGAGAACCCACCCAAGCTTTCTGCCCTGGAGATGCTGGAGAACTCGCTGTATAGCCCCACCTGGGAAG GTCATGTTCTCTTTTGA
- the DOK1 gene encoding docking protein 1 isoform X1 gives MDGAVMEGPLFLQSQRFGTKRWRKTWAVLYPASPHGVARLEFFDHKGSSSGGGRGGSRRLDCKVIRLAECVSVVPVSVESPPEPGAAAFRLDTAQRSHLLAADAPSSAAWVQTLCRNAFPKGSWALAPAENPPKLSALEMLENSLYSPTWEGSQFWVTVQRTEAAERCGLQGSYVLRVEAERLTLLTMGTQSQILEPLLFWPYTLLRRYGRDKVMFSFEAGRRCPSGPGTFTFQTAQGNDIFQAVETAIHRQKIQGKDGQGQDSLKADSHEGEVAEGKLASLPGPQELLGSPPTVYAEPLDSLRIPPSPSLDSLYSDPLDSTPAQAGEGVPFKKSLYCDLYEHVQQQLLKAKLMDPKEDPIYDEPEGLAPAAPRGLYDLPQEPKDAWWCQARMKEEGYELPYNPATDDYAVPPPRSTKPLPAPKPRGLAFAEPGAAGGGGSKGHSSDTVLYSQVQKSRASGSWDCELSRTGADRTGVKSEGST, from the exons ATGGACGGTGCCGTGATGGAAGGGCCGCTCTTTTTGCAAAGTCAGCGTTTCGGTACCAAG agaTGGAGGAAGACCTGGGCCGTACTCTATCCTGCCAGTCCCCACGGCGTAGCGCGGCTCGAGTTCTTTGACCACAAGGGGTCGAGCTCTGGAGGCGGCCGAGGAGGCTCGCGCCGCCTGGACTGCAAGGTGATTCGTCTGGCGGAGTGTGTGAGCGTGGTCCCGGTGTCAGTGGAGAGCCCCCCTGAGCCTGGCGCCGCAGCCTTCCGCCTGGACACCGCGCAGCGCTCCCACCTGTTGGCGGCGGACGCGCCGTCCAGCGCTGCGTGGGTGCAAACACTGTGCCGAAATGCCTTTCCG AAAGGCAGCTGGGCTCTGGCGCCTGCGGAGAACCCACCCAAGCTTTCTGCCCTGGAGATGCTGGAGAACTCGCTGTATAGCCCCACCTGGGAAG GATCCCAGTTCTGGGTGACAGTGCAGAGGACCGAAGCCGCTGAGCGTTGTGGCCTGCAGGGCTCCTATGTGCTGAGGGTGGAGGCCGAGAGGCTGACTCTCCTGACCATGGGGACTCAGAGTCAGATACTGGAGCCGCTCCTTTTCTGGCCTTACACTCTGTTGCGGCGCTATGGCCGGGACAAG GTCATGTTCTCTTTTGAGGCTGGTCGCCGCTGCCCTTCGGGCCCTGGAACCTTCACCTTCCAGACCGCACAGGGGAATGACATCTTTCAGGCTGTTGAGACTGCTATTCACAGGCAGAAGATCCAGGGAAAGGACGGGCAAGGGCAGGATAGTCTCAAAGCTGATTCCCATGAAGGAGAAGTGGCAGAGGGGAAGTTGGCATCCCTGCCTGGCCCTCAGGAGCTCCTGGGCAGCCCTCCCACCGTGTATGCTGAACCCTTAGACTCCTTGCGCATTCCTCCAAGCCCTTCCCTGGATTCCCTATACTCAGATCCCCTGGACAGCACTCCTGCTCAGGCAGGGGAGGGAGTACCGTTCAAGAAATCTCTTTATTGCGACTTGTACGAGCACGTGCAGCAGCAGTTGCTGAAGGCCAAACTGATGGACCCCAAAGAGGACCCCATCTATGATGAACCTGAGGGCCTGGCCCCAGCTGCACCCCGGGGCCTTTATGATCTGCCTCAGGAGCCCAAGGATGCATGGTGGTGCCAGGCTAGGATGAAGGAGGAGGGCTATGAGCTCCCCTACAACCCTGCCACTGATGACTATGCTGTGCCACCGCCCCGGAGCACAAAGCCCCTCCCCGCTCCCAAGCCCCGGGGCTTGGCCTTCGCTGAACCTGGAGCTGCAGGTGGTGGTGGCAGCAAAGGCCACAGCTCAGACACTGTCCTGTACAGCCAGGTCCAGAAGAGCAGAGCCTCAGGGAGCTGGGACTGTGAGCTGTCTAGAACAGGGGCTGACAGGACGGGGGTCAAGTCAGAGGGCTCCACATGA